One Nodosilinea sp. FACHB-141 genomic window carries:
- a CDS encoding sugar-binding transcriptional regulator yields MGDMYAEKRDGRRPAQQGHRRLDLAAHAAWLYYIAGNTQEEIAAKLNVSRQAAQRLVALAVSEKLIKFRLDHPLSHCIALAEALRDRFALSMCEVVPDPAVGGDLYNGLGVCAATYLETYLVARTPSILAFSSGRTLRAMVDQIPSMDQPQHKIVSIVGNMSHCGLAGRHEVVMHLSDRVGSQTYPVPTPAVATSVEERDLLQTQRSFLAVKALAEQAKVTFVGVSHIAWNAPLHEDGFINDAELTELIELGAVGEIAGWAFNSQGKLLQAGTNSRVAGVPLEQPARRLIIGVAGGLRKAEAILAALQGRLISGLITDEAAATAILIKG; encoded by the coding sequence ATGGGAGACATGTATGCGGAGAAACGCGATGGTCGGAGACCGGCCCAGCAGGGCCATCGTAGGCTTGACTTAGCGGCCCACGCCGCCTGGCTCTACTACATTGCCGGTAATACCCAGGAGGAAATTGCCGCTAAACTCAACGTGTCGCGGCAGGCAGCCCAGCGCTTGGTGGCCTTGGCCGTCAGCGAAAAGCTGATCAAATTTCGCCTCGACCATCCCCTCAGCCACTGCATCGCCCTGGCCGAGGCCCTGCGGGATCGGTTCGCTCTATCGATGTGTGAAGTCGTGCCCGACCCCGCCGTCGGTGGCGACCTCTACAACGGCTTGGGCGTTTGCGCGGCGACTTACCTGGAGACCTATTTAGTTGCCAGAACCCCTTCCATTCTGGCCTTTAGCTCGGGGCGCACCCTGCGGGCCATGGTGGATCAAATTCCCTCAATGGATCAGCCTCAGCACAAGATTGTCTCGATTGTGGGCAATATGTCGCACTGCGGTCTGGCCGGTCGCCATGAGGTGGTCATGCATTTGTCTGATCGGGTGGGGTCGCAGACCTATCCGGTGCCCACTCCAGCGGTGGCCACCAGCGTGGAGGAGCGCGACCTGTTGCAGACCCAGCGATCGTTTTTGGCGGTTAAAGCTTTAGCGGAACAGGCTAAGGTCACCTTTGTTGGCGTTAGCCACATCGCCTGGAACGCGCCCCTGCACGAGGACGGCTTTATCAACGATGCCGAACTGACCGAGTTAATTGAGCTAGGAGCTGTAGGCGAAATTGCGGGTTGGGCGTTCAACTCCCAGGGAAAGTTGCTGCAAGCAGGTACCAACAGCCGAGTTGCGGGTGTGCCCCTAGAGCAACCAGCCCGGCGTCTGATCATCGGCGTTGCTGGGGGGCTTCGCAAAGCCGAGGCCATTCTCGCGGCCCTACAGGGTCGGCTGATCAGTGGGTTGATTACCGATGAAGCCGCCGCCACAGCGATTTTGATTAAGGGATAA
- a CDS encoding SDR family NAD(P)-dependent oxidoreductase, with the protein MSATATYDFQGKTILITGGAGEIGKATAHRFAANGATIVLLDINEMRLAEVAQGLKDYGNPVYTVRCDVTDAQEVADMIAIAVEQVGQLDYVFNNAGYQGAFAKTDEYPEQDFQKVIDINVVGVFHILKAAAQHLRKAGGAIVNMASHAGVDGPPNMLAYAASKFAVVGMTQTAAKDLAPYGIRVNALSPSLVGPGFMWTRQTELQAGVGSQYFDADPKVVEQQMINLVPLRRLGRLEEVANGVAFLMSDEASYITGFNLDITGGQ; encoded by the coding sequence ATGAGCGCGACGGCAACCTACGATTTCCAGGGCAAAACCATTCTGATTACTGGTGGGGCGGGGGAAATTGGCAAAGCTACCGCTCACCGATTTGCCGCCAACGGAGCAACAATTGTGTTGCTAGATATTAACGAGATGAGGCTGGCCGAGGTCGCCCAGGGGCTAAAAGACTATGGCAATCCTGTGTACACCGTTCGCTGCGATGTCACCGATGCCCAGGAGGTGGCCGACATGATTGCGATCGCCGTTGAGCAGGTGGGTCAGCTCGACTATGTGTTTAACAATGCCGGCTACCAGGGTGCGTTTGCCAAAACCGACGAGTATCCTGAGCAAGATTTTCAGAAGGTGATCGACATCAACGTGGTCGGTGTGTTTCACATTCTCAAGGCCGCTGCCCAGCATTTGCGGAAGGCGGGCGGGGCAATCGTCAACATGGCTAGCCACGCCGGGGTAGATGGGCCGCCCAACATGCTGGCCTACGCCGCCTCAAAGTTTGCGGTGGTTGGCATGACCCAGACCGCTGCCAAAGACCTAGCCCCTTATGGTATTCGCGTTAACGCTCTGTCACCGTCGCTGGTTGGTCCCGGCTTCATGTGGACTCGGCAGACTGAACTACAGGCGGGGGTAGGATCGCAGTATTTTGACGCCGACCCCAAAGTGGTCGAGCAGCAGATGATCAACTTGGTGCCGCTGCGCCGGTTGGGTCGGTTGGAAGAAGTTGCCAACGGAGTTGCTTTTTTAATGAGTGATGAGGCTAGCTATATTACTGGCTTCAATTTGGATATTACGGGAGGACAATAG
- a CDS encoding intradiol ring-cleavage dioxygenase: MPRQYVSRTDGLSLKRRDALGFIGGTLMVSLFGCFRKPSASAELSSTVAQTPTEAAAAQPACTVRPQQTEGPYFVDEALNRSDIRSDPTTGTVKPGVPLTLQFRVSQVGANACVPLAGAMVDVWHCDATGAYSDVADRRANTLGQKFLRGSQVTNADGTVEFTTIYPGWYPGRAVHIHFKIRSNTAANQGYEFTSQLYFDDALSDRIYAQAPYNARGQRTTSNQNDGIFRSGGDQLMLSLTQAGEGYTGHFEIGLELT; encoded by the coding sequence ATGCCAAGACAATATGTATCCAGAACGGATGGCCTCAGCCTCAAGCGTCGCGATGCCCTAGGCTTCATCGGTGGCACCTTGATGGTTTCGCTATTCGGCTGCTTCCGCAAGCCCTCGGCCTCGGCTGAACTGAGCAGTACCGTAGCCCAAACCCCGACCGAGGCAGCGGCAGCGCAGCCTGCCTGCACCGTACGCCCTCAGCAGACCGAAGGCCCCTATTTTGTTGATGAAGCGCTAAATCGCTCTGATATTCGCTCTGACCCGACGACTGGCACCGTGAAACCGGGTGTTCCCCTAACGCTGCAATTTCGCGTTTCCCAAGTAGGTGCTAATGCCTGTGTGCCGCTGGCAGGCGCAATGGTAGACGTCTGGCACTGCGATGCCACGGGAGCCTATTCAGATGTAGCCGATCGCAGAGCCAACACCCTAGGCCAAAAGTTTTTGCGCGGGTCCCAAGTCACCAACGCTGACGGCACGGTTGAGTTCACCACCATTTACCCAGGTTGGTATCCGGGCCGGGCTGTACATATTCACTTCAAAATTCGCAGCAATACTGCCGCAAATCAGGGCTATGAATTTACCTCACAGCTTTATTTTGACGATGCTTTGAGCGATCGCATCTACGCCCAGGCCCCCTATAACGCTAGAGGCCAGCGCACTACCAGTAATCAGAATGACGGTATCTTTCGCAGCGGTGGCGATCAGCTCATGCTCTCCCTCACCCAAGCTGGGGAGGGCTACACCGGACATTTTGAGATTGGGCTGGAGCTAACCTGA
- a CDS encoding carbohydrate kinase: MTEPVICLGECLVDRLFEVGETPGAASSQGTDYPGGAPANVAAAIAKLGTPTRLVSALGEDDLGDWLIEVLQEQGVACQIQRVADMPTRTVLVQRDETGDRQFIGFSAPDPAAFADAYLTPDWIDTVDFSGVKYKVMGTLGLAYPTTASAMERARDKAQQAGAKIVIDLNWRPVFWPEVELAPPKIREFLQIADLLKLSKEEAQWLLDTDSAAEICQQFPQCEAVLLTDGGNGSTCATKQHSVSLPAFDVSSKDTTGAGDAFLAGILHQLCQRGWNVWQDPAEIKAVLRYASAVGALTTLKPGAIAAQPTPQEVDAFLHQQAAASS; the protein is encoded by the coding sequence ATGACTGAGCCCGTAATTTGTCTGGGAGAATGCTTAGTCGATCGCCTGTTTGAGGTAGGTGAAACGCCTGGGGCAGCTTCAAGCCAGGGCACCGATTATCCCGGTGGAGCGCCCGCCAATGTGGCCGCTGCGATCGCTAAACTCGGCACCCCCACCCGCCTAGTCAGCGCTCTGGGCGAGGATGACCTGGGCGATTGGCTAATTGAGGTCTTGCAGGAGCAGGGGGTGGCATGCCAGATTCAGCGGGTGGCCGATATGCCTACCCGCACGGTGCTGGTGCAGCGGGATGAAACGGGCGATCGCCAGTTTATCGGCTTTAGCGCCCCCGACCCCGCTGCCTTTGCCGATGCCTACCTTACCCCCGACTGGATAGATACCGTCGATTTTAGCGGGGTAAAGTATAAAGTGATGGGGACGCTGGGCTTGGCTTACCCCACCACCGCCAGCGCCATGGAGCGAGCGCGGGATAAGGCCCAGCAGGCCGGGGCCAAAATTGTGATCGATCTAAACTGGCGGCCAGTGTTTTGGCCTGAGGTAGAACTCGCACCACCCAAAATTCGGGAATTTTTGCAGATCGCCGATCTGCTCAAGCTCTCTAAGGAAGAAGCTCAATGGCTGTTGGATACGGATTCCGCTGCTGAGATCTGCCAGCAGTTCCCCCAGTGTGAGGCCGTGCTGCTCACCGACGGGGGCAACGGCAGCACCTGCGCCACGAAACAGCACAGCGTCTCACTCCCGGCCTTTGATGTCAGCAGCAAAGATACCACCGGGGCGGGGGATGCCTTCCTGGCCGGAATTCTTCATCAGCTTTGCCAGCGGGGATGGAATGTTTGGCAAGACCCAGCTGAGATTAAAGCGGTTTTGCGCTACGCCAGCGCGGTAGGGGCACTGACGACGTTGAAACCGGGGGCGATTGCCGCCCAGCCCACTCCCCAGGAGGTCGATGCCTTTTTACACCAACAGGCCGCTGCCTCTAGCTAA